From the Canis lupus dingo isolate Sandy chromosome 37, ASM325472v2, whole genome shotgun sequence genome, one window contains:
- the TNP1 gene encoding spermatid nuclear transition protein 1 encodes MSTSRKLKSHGMRRGKNRAPHKGVKRGGSKRKYRKGSVKSRKRGDDANRNYRSHL; translated from the exons ATGTCTACCAGCCGCAAATTAAAGAGCCATGGCATGAGGAGGGGCAAGAACCGAGCTCCTCACAAGGGAGTCAAGAGAGGTGGCAGCAAAAGAAAATACCGGAAGGGCAGCGTGAAGAGTAGGAAACGGGGCGATGATG CCAATCGCAATTACCGCTCCCACTTGTGA